DNA from Pseudomonas putida:
TGGTCCTGGTGAATGTCAGCTTTGCAAACTTGCCATTTCTGCAATGTAACCCGGCTGGCATGCTCGCGGCATCCACCCATTAGCCGAGGTGTCCGCCATGCGTCGATCGTTGTGCTTGTTGTCCCTGGTCCTGGCCTTGCCGTTACAGGCGCAAGAAAAGGTCGTGAACCTCTATAGCTGGGCCGACTACGTTGCCCCGCAAACCCTTCAGCGCTTCGAGCGAGAAACCGGCTACAAGGTGCGCTACGACACCTTCGACACCACTGAAGTGCTGGAAACCAAGCTGCTGACCGGTGGTAGCGGTTACGACGTGGTGGTGCCGTCAGCTACCGTGCTGGCCAGGGCGCTCAAGGCCAATGCCCTGCAACCGCTCGATCCTCAGGCCATGCCCGGCTACAGCAATCTCGACAAGGACCTGCTGGCCAAGCTCGCCGAGGCCGACCCCGGCAACCGCCATGCCGTGCCGTACACCTGGGGAACGCTGGGCCTTGGGGTGAATGTGGAGGCCGTGCGCCAGCGCCTGGGCGATGTGCCGCTCGACAGCCTCGACCTGCTGTTCAAGCCCGAGTACGCCAGCCGTCTGAAGGACTGCGGCATTGCCATGCCCGATTCGCCACAGGAAGTGATAGGGGTTGCCCTGAACTACCTGGGCAAAGACCCTTACAGCCAGAACAAGGATGACCTGGCTGCCGCGCAGAACCTGCTCAGCCAGTTGCAGCCGTCGATCAGCTATGTCGCCAATGGCCGGCAGATCAGCGACCTGGCCAATGGCAGCGTGTGCCTGGCGCTGACCTATAACGGTGATGCGGCAATGGCCGCCGACCAGGCCCGCCGTGCCGGCAAGCCGTTCGAGCTGATCTACCGCATCCCCCGCGAAGGCACGCTGGTGTGGCAGGACAACCTGGTCATTCCAAAAGACGCCCCGCACCCCGAGGCCGCGCGAGCGTTCATTGCCTTCATGCTCAAGCCCGAGTCGGTGGCGGCGCTGACCAACACGCTGTTCTTCGCCAATGCCAACCAAGCCGCCACACCACTGGTGGACGAAGCGGTGCGCAACGACCCGGACATCTACCCACCCGCCGAGGTACGCCAGCGCCTGTTCGCCGACCGCAGCATGGCCTTGGCCGATTTGCGCCAGCGTAACCGCCTTTGGACGGCTTTCCGCAGCCGCCAATGAGACATGACAACCAAGGAGCCCGACCGTGGAGCAAGCCGCAAGCAACGACCAGGCGATGACCCGCGACAGCCTGTATGGCACTGCCGCCGAAAGTACCTACGCCGGTATTACCAGTTTCTCTCGCCGCCGCTACAGCCGCGATTTGCGGGGTGTGGATGTGGTGGTCAGCGGTGTGCCGTTCGATACTGCCACCAGCAACCGCCCCGGCGCGCGTTTCGGCCCACGGGCGATCCGCGCCGCTTCGGTGCAGCAGGCCTGGGCCCGGCACTGGCCGTGGGCGTTCGACCCCTTCGACCACCTGGCGGTAATCGACTTTGGTGACTGCCCCTTCGACAGCGGCACGCCGCAGTCGGTGCCGGACAGCATCGAGGCCCATGCAGAGCATATCCTGCAGGCGGGTTGCGCCATGCTCACCCTCGGTGGCGACCACTTCATCAGCTACCCGCTGCTAAAGGCTCACGCCCGCCGCCATGGCCCGCTGGCGCTGATTCACTTCGATGCCCACAGTGATACCTGGCCGGACGAGGAGGGCAAGCGCATCGACCACGGCACCATGTTCTGGCATGCCGCCCGCGAAGGCCTGGTGGACCCGGCTCACTCGTTGCAGATCGGCCTGCGCACCACCAATGACGACAGCCAGGGCTTTGCCATTCTCGACGCCCGACAGGTGCACCGCCAAGGCACCGAGGCGGTGATTGCAGCGATTCGTCAGCGGGTGGGCGAGCGCCCGGTGTACCTGACCTTCGACATCGACTGCCTCGACCCGGCCTATGCGCCTGGCACCGGTACGCCGGTGTGTGGCGGGCTGAGCACGGTGCAGGCGCTGGAGATCCTGGGTGGGCTGCGCGGTATCAACCTGGTGGGCATGGACCTGGTGGAAGTGGCGCCGGCTTATGACCATGCCGATATCACGGCGCTGGCGGGGGCGACGCTGGCGATGGAGATGCTGTGTCTGTATGCCGCCCGGCATAAAGTGGATAAGGGCCAGTAACTTGGAGCCGCGTTGCGGCCCATCGCGATGCTAGGCCGCTGCTAGAAGCGAGCGCGTGCCCCCTGTAGGAGCGTCCTTGCGTCGCGATGGGCTGCAATGCAGCCCCATGGGCGCATACTGAAACATCAGGAATCATCTCCATCCATATTCACACTTTTGCCGCGAACCCTTCGCGCCTTAGGCTATCAAACCGACCAGGCGCGGCATTTTCGTACAGGAGGTGAAGCATGACCCCGACATTGCCCATCCTGGCCCTCGGCCTGGCTTTGTGCCTGCCCGCGCACGCAGCCCTGCAGCAGCCTTTGCAGCTCGCCGCCGGCAACAACAACCCCTACAACAGCCCGATCCAGCGCGCCAACCCCAACAGCCGCCAGGGCAGCATGCCGGCCACGCCACCGGTGCGCGGCCCGTCCACCGACCCGTACCAGCGTACCCCCACGCTGGACAACCGCGGCATCGGCAACGGCGACAACCTGCGCCGCCAGCAGCAAACCCCGAACCTGGAACCCACCCGGCCACCGCGCGACAATCCGCGTGCGCCATAAGCCCGATTGAAAGGAATCCTGCATGCTTCGAGCACCCTGGCTTGCCACCCTGACTGCCGCCGCGTTGCTGCCCTTGCTGGCGCAGGCAGCGGCGGAACAGCAGTTTCGCAGTGAAGAAGGCACCTTGACCGTCAGCACCGTTGCCGATGGCCTGCGCAACCCTTGGGCACTGGCGTTTCTGCCGGGCGGCAAGGACATGCTGGTGACCGAACGCACCGGCAACCTGCGGCTGGTCAATGCCGAGGGCAAGGTTGGCC
Protein-coding regions in this window:
- a CDS encoding polyamine ABC transporter substrate-binding protein — encoded protein: MRRSLCLLSLVLALPLQAQEKVVNLYSWADYVAPQTLQRFERETGYKVRYDTFDTTEVLETKLLTGGSGYDVVVPSATVLARALKANALQPLDPQAMPGYSNLDKDLLAKLAEADPGNRHAVPYTWGTLGLGVNVEAVRQRLGDVPLDSLDLLFKPEYASRLKDCGIAMPDSPQEVIGVALNYLGKDPYSQNKDDLAAAQNLLSQLQPSISYVANGRQISDLANGSVCLALTYNGDAAMAADQARRAGKPFELIYRIPREGTLVWQDNLVIPKDAPHPEAARAFIAFMLKPESVAALTNTLFFANANQAATPLVDEAVRNDPDIYPPAEVRQRLFADRSMALADLRQRNRLWTAFRSRQ
- the speB gene encoding agmatinase, with product MEQAASNDQAMTRDSLYGTAAESTYAGITSFSRRRYSRDLRGVDVVVSGVPFDTATSNRPGARFGPRAIRAASVQQAWARHWPWAFDPFDHLAVIDFGDCPFDSGTPQSVPDSIEAHAEHILQAGCAMLTLGGDHFISYPLLKAHARRHGPLALIHFDAHSDTWPDEEGKRIDHGTMFWHAAREGLVDPAHSLQIGLRTTNDDSQGFAILDARQVHRQGTEAVIAAIRQRVGERPVYLTFDIDCLDPAYAPGTGTPVCGGLSTVQALEILGGLRGINLVGMDLVEVAPAYDHADITALAGATLAMEMLCLYAARHKVDKGQ